In a single window of the Gammaproteobacteria bacterium genome:
- a CDS encoding PilN domain-containing protein, with translation MAHINLLPWREELRKEKQREFISIAFFAAILGGILVFYAHIHMNGLIDYQNQRNHYLENEIKLVDQKIAQIKQLEATKKALIDRMNIIQQLQVSRPGVVHLFDELVKTLPEGIYLTSMKESNKKLYIAGMADSNARVSAYMRNLDAAPWLKNPKLAIIQVTDTKGRRLSRFTLTVDQTTPDAKKKRQGANKR, from the coding sequence ATGGCGCATATCAACCTCCTTCCCTGGCGCGAAGAACTCCGCAAGGAAAAGCAGCGCGAATTCATTTCGATCGCCTTCTTCGCAGCCATACTCGGCGGCATCCTCGTCTTCTACGCCCACATCCATATGAACGGGCTGATCGATTACCAGAACCAACGCAATCACTATCTTGAGAACGAGATCAAACTGGTTGATCAGAAGATCGCCCAGATCAAGCAGCTGGAAGCCACCAAGAAAGCGCTGATTGATCGCATGAATATCATTCAGCAATTGCAGGTCAGTCGTCCTGGGGTGGTACACCTGTTCGACGAACTGGTCAAAACCCTGCCCGAGGGTATTTATCTGACCTCGATGAAGGAATCCAACAAAAAGCTCTACATTGCCGGCATGGCCGACTCTAATGCCCGTGTTTCCGCCTATATGCGCAATCTTGATGCCGCCCCTTGGCTAAAAAACCCCAAGCTCGCGATCATTCAGGTGACGGACACGAAGGGTCGTCGGCTCAGCCGATTCACACTAACCGTGGACCAAACCACGCCTGACGCCAAAAAGAAGCGTCAGGGCGCCAACAAAAGGTAA